One Babylonia areolata isolate BAREFJ2019XMU chromosome 27, ASM4173473v1, whole genome shotgun sequence DNA window includes the following coding sequences:
- the LOC143301503 gene encoding uncharacterized protein LOC143301503 isoform X5 yields the protein MMPAASNKTEPKSSSEAGDTSKAFMGILDKKVRNIEKRKSRLDVIRSKQAAGDTLEREQQETLKHYDDVVACLEFARDLQKTYNTTMLDIEKQQKKQMKREKQERAASDLKRTSDILEIQVTLDAMGNDSVRDHFKTGKYGAVVLTDDNLSSLDELYKLISPPAAGEEKFGERMTAASEHINCLLEGRDRAVAGTTYKDVMDLLQLIIGCGYFERAREIEEAEVEAEPTEETEEAAEEEEEASSPPEAPPTSTETFSEPPQPEVPPPSAPVQPPTPEVIEEQPLPHTQQVMPSGVAPHEGPTSSFVAQIPMSASPTLFQAPAMDPPPQPTVPKSRPLAEIVSQVEGTFSFLQESEIDMDSPHIDPAVVAVVEVKAVAPADIKQVVCVSAPHIDPAVVAAQPMMRPPSVPSQQPPQTNLMPAGFPPAPHVDQPGDSEVVQDPLSLSQQNMNQSTLDYSGASQSFAQAGLSHSQNLSSGVVADAMFQPPVEEAPVSVPVPAPSAQQQQPHSSHGMMGQALASGESVAQFELPPSIPLPPSQQAQQDGSQLAGQEKKFQLNASATEFQSRTMYSQMPLNIQNLPSQPPGPQNLATQPPSQPQSQPPHPPSSHPESRPMPPPGAVNTDFPSGANFAQAAGDFNQAGNYQGGGYQRGGRGGGGGPGYRGGPRGGRGNNGNTMQNGFNNRPQNGNARPSNRGGSSFQGFPPRNDYRPDGFQGYNANGFGGGAPYQKRGGAGGPGYPRGGNNRGAGGMRGGVPRGGPPRGAGGNRGGMNRPGNQ from the exons ATGATGCCGGCTGCATCTAACAAGACCGAACCGAAGTCCTCTTCGGAGGCAGGAGACACGTCGAAAGCCTTTATGGGTATTTTGGACAAGAAAGTCCGGAATATCGAAAAGCGGAAG TCTAGGTTAGACGTGATCCGGTCCAAGCAGGCTGCAGGCGATACACTTGAGCGAGAACAGCAG GAGACACTGAAGCACTACGATGATGTTGTGGCCTGTCTGGAATTTGCACGAGACCTACAGAAAACTTACAACACAACCATGCTGGAC ATTGAAAAGCAGCAGAAAAAACAGATGAAACGTGAGAAGCAGGAGAGGGCGGCCAGCGATCTGAAGCGCACATCAGACATTCTGGAGATCCAGGTCACCCTTGATGCCATGGGCAATGACAGTGTGCGGGACCACTTTAAGACCGGCAAATACGGGGCAGTG GTGTTGACAGACGACAATCTCAGCTCCTTAGACGAGCTGTATAAACTGATCAGCCCTCCAGCAGCAGGAGAGGAGAAGTTTGGGGAGAGAATGACGGCAGCATCGGAGCACATCAACTGTTTGTTGGAAGGGCGAGACCGAGCAGTGGCTGGCACCACCTATAAGGATGTGATGGACCTGCTGCAGCTCATCATCGGCTGTGGCTACTTTGAGCGTGCCCGGGAGATTGAAGAAGCTGAAGTAGAAGCAG AAccaacagaagaaacagaagaagctgcagaagaggaggaagaagcttCAAGCCCTCCAGAAGCCCCTCCTACCAGCACAGAGACCTTCAGTGAACCCCCTCAACCAGAGGTTCCTCCTCCCAGTGCACCCGTTCAGCCTCCCACTCCAGAGGTCATTGAAGaacaacccctcccacacacacag CAGGTGATGCCATCAGGGGTGGCGCCTCATGAAGGCCCCACATCTAGCTTTGTGGCCCAGATCCCCATGTCTGCAAGCCCCACCCTCTTCCAGGCCCCTGCCATGGATCCCCCGCCACAACCCACTGTCCCCAAGTCTCGCCCACTGGCAGAGATTGTCTCCCAGGTGGAAGGCACCTTCAGCTTTCTGCAGGAGTCAGAGATTGATATGGATT cccCACATATCGATCCcgctgtggtggctgtggtggaaGTGAAGGCAGTGGCACCTGCTGACATTAAGCAagtggtgtgtgtttcagcccCACATATCGATCCCGCTGTGGTGGCAGCCCAACCCATGATGCGGCCACCCTCCGTCCCTTCCCAGCAGCCACCACAGACCAACCTGATGCCTGCTGGCTTCCCCCCGGCACCCCATGTGGACCAGCCAGGCGACAGTGAAGTAGTGCAggacccactctctctctcacagcagaACATGAATCAGTCAACTCTGGACTATAGCGGAGCCAGCCAGAGCTTTGCTCAGGCGGGGCTGTCGCACTCTCAGAACCTATCTAGTGGTGTGGTGGCCGACGCCATGTTCCAGCCCCCTGTGGAGGAGGCGCCCGTGTCCGTGCCCGTGCCCGCACCTTCggcccagcagcagcagccgcactCGTCGCATGGCATGATGGGACAGGCGTTGGCCTCTGGTGAATCTGTGGCCCAGTTTGAGctgcccccctccatccctctgcctccctcccagCAAGCACAGCAG GATGGCAGTCAGTTGGCAGGCCAGGAGAAGAAGTTTCAGCTAAATGCCAGTGCCACAGAATTCCAGTCTAGAACAATGTACTCTCAGATGCCTCTCAATATACAGAATCTGCCATCCCAGCCCCCGGGTCCCCAGAACCTGGCGACACAGCCCCCCTCTCAGCCTCAGTCTcagccccctcacccacccagcaGTCACCCCGAGTCTCGGCCCATGCCCCCACCTGGCGCTGTCAACACAGATTTTCCATCAGGCGCTAACTTTGCCCAGGCTGCTGGAGATTTCAATCAAG CTGGCAACTACCAAGGGGGAGGTTACCAGCGAGGAGGGCGGGGAGGCGGAGGTGGTCCAGGCTATCGCGGAGGGCCACGTGGTGGTCGGGGCAATAACGGCAACACCATGCAGAACGGCTTCAACAACCGGCCGCAGAACGGCAACGCTCGTCCCAGCAACAGAG GTGGCAGCTCATTCCAGGGATTCCCTCCCCGCAATGACTACCGCCCTGACGGTTTCCAGGGCTACAATGCCAATGGATTTGGTGGTGGCGCCCCCTACCAGAAGCGTGGGGGCGCTGGGGGACCTGGCTATCCCCGTGGAGGCAACAATCGAGGGGCCGGAG GTATGCGTGGCGGGGTTCCCCGGGGAGGACCTCCACGCGGGGCAGGTGGCAACCGTGGCGGTATGAACCGCCCGGGCAACCAGTGA
- the LOC143301503 gene encoding uncharacterized protein LOC143301503 isoform X4, with product MMPAASNKTEPKSSSEAGDTSKAFMGILDKKVRNIEKRKSRLDVIRSKQAAGDTLEREQQETLKHYDDVVACLEFARDLQKTYNTTMLDIEKQQKKQMKREKQERAASDLKRTSDILEIQVTLDAMGNDSVRDHFKTGKYGAVVLTDDNLSSLDELYKLISPPAAGEEKFGERMTAASEHINCLLEGRDRAVAGTTYKDVMDLLQLIIGCGYFERAREIEEAEVEAEPTEETEEAAEEEEEASSPPEAPPTSTETFSEPPQPEVPPPSAPVQPPTPEVIEEQPLPHTQQVMPSGVAPHEGPTSSFVAQIPMSASPTLFQAPAMDPPPQPTVPKSRPLAEIVSQVEGTFSFLQESEIDMDSPHIDPAVVAVVEVKAVAPADIKQVVCVSAPHIDPAVVAAQPMMRPPSVPSQQPPQTNLMPAGFPPAPHVDQPGDSEVVQDPLSLSQQNMNQSTLDYSGASQSFAQAGLSHSQNLSSGVVADAMFQPPVEEAPVSVPVPAPSAQQQQPHSSHGMMGQALASGESVAQFELPPSIPLPPSQQAQQDGSQLAGQEKKFQLNASATEFQSRTMYSQMPLNIQNLPSQPPGPQNLATQPPSQPQSQPPHPPSSHPESRPMPPPGAVNTDFPSGANFAQAAGDFNQAAGNYQGGGYQRGGRGGGGGPGYRGGPRGGRGNNGNTMQNGFNNRPQNGNARPSNRGGSSFQGFPPRNDYRPDGFQGYNANGFGGGAPYQKRGGAGGPGYPRGGNNRGAGGMRGGVPRGGPPRGAGGNRGGMNRPGNQ from the exons ATGATGCCGGCTGCATCTAACAAGACCGAACCGAAGTCCTCTTCGGAGGCAGGAGACACGTCGAAAGCCTTTATGGGTATTTTGGACAAGAAAGTCCGGAATATCGAAAAGCGGAAG TCTAGGTTAGACGTGATCCGGTCCAAGCAGGCTGCAGGCGATACACTTGAGCGAGAACAGCAG GAGACACTGAAGCACTACGATGATGTTGTGGCCTGTCTGGAATTTGCACGAGACCTACAGAAAACTTACAACACAACCATGCTGGAC ATTGAAAAGCAGCAGAAAAAACAGATGAAACGTGAGAAGCAGGAGAGGGCGGCCAGCGATCTGAAGCGCACATCAGACATTCTGGAGATCCAGGTCACCCTTGATGCCATGGGCAATGACAGTGTGCGGGACCACTTTAAGACCGGCAAATACGGGGCAGTG GTGTTGACAGACGACAATCTCAGCTCCTTAGACGAGCTGTATAAACTGATCAGCCCTCCAGCAGCAGGAGAGGAGAAGTTTGGGGAGAGAATGACGGCAGCATCGGAGCACATCAACTGTTTGTTGGAAGGGCGAGACCGAGCAGTGGCTGGCACCACCTATAAGGATGTGATGGACCTGCTGCAGCTCATCATCGGCTGTGGCTACTTTGAGCGTGCCCGGGAGATTGAAGAAGCTGAAGTAGAAGCAG AAccaacagaagaaacagaagaagctgcagaagaggaggaagaagcttCAAGCCCTCCAGAAGCCCCTCCTACCAGCACAGAGACCTTCAGTGAACCCCCTCAACCAGAGGTTCCTCCTCCCAGTGCACCCGTTCAGCCTCCCACTCCAGAGGTCATTGAAGaacaacccctcccacacacacag CAGGTGATGCCATCAGGGGTGGCGCCTCATGAAGGCCCCACATCTAGCTTTGTGGCCCAGATCCCCATGTCTGCAAGCCCCACCCTCTTCCAGGCCCCTGCCATGGATCCCCCGCCACAACCCACTGTCCCCAAGTCTCGCCCACTGGCAGAGATTGTCTCCCAGGTGGAAGGCACCTTCAGCTTTCTGCAGGAGTCAGAGATTGATATGGATT cccCACATATCGATCCcgctgtggtggctgtggtggaaGTGAAGGCAGTGGCACCTGCTGACATTAAGCAagtggtgtgtgtttcagcccCACATATCGATCCCGCTGTGGTGGCAGCCCAACCCATGATGCGGCCACCCTCCGTCCCTTCCCAGCAGCCACCACAGACCAACCTGATGCCTGCTGGCTTCCCCCCGGCACCCCATGTGGACCAGCCAGGCGACAGTGAAGTAGTGCAggacccactctctctctcacagcagaACATGAATCAGTCAACTCTGGACTATAGCGGAGCCAGCCAGAGCTTTGCTCAGGCGGGGCTGTCGCACTCTCAGAACCTATCTAGTGGTGTGGTGGCCGACGCCATGTTCCAGCCCCCTGTGGAGGAGGCGCCCGTGTCCGTGCCCGTGCCCGCACCTTCggcccagcagcagcagccgcactCGTCGCATGGCATGATGGGACAGGCGTTGGCCTCTGGTGAATCTGTGGCCCAGTTTGAGctgcccccctccatccctctgcctccctcccagCAAGCACAGCAG GATGGCAGTCAGTTGGCAGGCCAGGAGAAGAAGTTTCAGCTAAATGCCAGTGCCACAGAATTCCAGTCTAGAACAATGTACTCTCAGATGCCTCTCAATATACAGAATCTGCCATCCCAGCCCCCGGGTCCCCAGAACCTGGCGACACAGCCCCCCTCTCAGCCTCAGTCTcagccccctcacccacccagcaGTCACCCCGAGTCTCGGCCCATGCCCCCACCTGGCGCTGTCAACACAGATTTTCCATCAGGCGCTAACTTTGCCCAGGCTGCTGGAGATTTCAATCAAG cAGCTGGCAACTACCAAGGGGGAGGTTACCAGCGAGGAGGGCGGGGAGGCGGAGGTGGTCCAGGCTATCGCGGAGGGCCACGTGGTGGTCGGGGCAATAACGGCAACACCATGCAGAACGGCTTCAACAACCGGCCGCAGAACGGCAACGCTCGTCCCAGCAACAGAG GTGGCAGCTCATTCCAGGGATTCCCTCCCCGCAATGACTACCGCCCTGACGGTTTCCAGGGCTACAATGCCAATGGATTTGGTGGTGGCGCCCCCTACCAGAAGCGTGGGGGCGCTGGGGGACCTGGCTATCCCCGTGGAGGCAACAATCGAGGGGCCGGAG GTATGCGTGGCGGGGTTCCCCGGGGAGGACCTCCACGCGGGGCAGGTGGCAACCGTGGCGGTATGAACCGCCCGGGCAACCAGTGA